A part of Thermocladium sp. ECH_B genomic DNA contains:
- a CDS encoding adenylylsulfate reductase — MPTLVYSSRCVGCGDCVDICPSDIMHFDPKTRKAYNAEPDMCWECFNCVKVCHRYAMDVRGYADFVPMGHSISVLRDEKENKVYWKIKYRNGTVKEFVFPIRTTPWGSIKPPQAYAEPARGKLMDEYLSAEPDKLYVPELPKPREAVIHEN; from the coding sequence GTGCCGACGCTCGTATACTCATCTAGGTGCGTTGGATGCGGTGATTGCGTCGATATATGTCCAAGCGACATAATGCATTTCGATCCCAAGACCAGGAAGGCGTATAATGCGGAGCCAGACATGTGCTGGGAGTGCTTTAACTGTGTTAAGGTATGCCATAGATACGCCATGGATGTGAGGGGCTATGCGGACTTCGTTCCAATGGGGCACAGCATATCAGTGCTGCGCGATGAGAAGGAGAACAAGGTTTACTGGAAGATTAAGTATAGGAATGGCACAGTTAAGGAATTCGTTTTCCCGATACGGACCACTCCATGGGGATCCATAAAGCCTCCGCAAGCATACGCTGAACCCGCTAGGGGCAAATTAATGGATGAGTACTTATCGGCCGAGCCAGATAAACTCTACGTTCCTGAATTACCGAAACCAAGGGAGGCGGTGATCCATGAGAACTAG